A region of the Carya illinoinensis cultivar Pawnee chromosome 16, C.illinoinensisPawnee_v1, whole genome shotgun sequence genome:
TATGTGAGGACTTTGATAATAAATTCCCGGATAGGGACCTCTCATGAACAGGGGTCTTGACTcttctattaaaaaagaaaaagaaaaagataatgtAAAGAACAGATACTGCCTCTGATTGATCAAGAAGATTATCCTACCAATTTATTCGAGGATTATCTAAGATAAATTTTGAGGTCAGTCGTTATCACCTCCTTCATATTCCTATAAATAATACCTAAAGATAACGTAATTCGCATTCATTAATATACTTCTATTACTTCTCTTTAACTTAGGCATCGGAATTTCACTAGGCACCTTGTGCCGCCATCTTATCTATTGCAAGTCATCGGCGCAGTTGGTGGTGTAAAACACGTCTTCACCAATTGATTTAGtaattaatcataattttgtattaattgaCATCTAATTTAATACACATAACAAGTTGTATTTGAGTTTGATTAAATCGATATCAATCGACTTAAATGAATAGTCATAAATGTTTATAATCCGAAGTACATATATCATTAATCTTTCTTCTATTCTGCAGCATCCCCTCGTATCATCTCATTTCTTAAGCACAAAAAGTGGACCAAAATCTCTCCCTAAAATCTTTACACATTCATACAAGATACATGAATGCACCCAAAAGAAAGCACCAATTCATACgatgttcttttattttcttttcttttcttttttaaaaaagaaagtgtCAATCAAGCATGGTAAATGAATGATATGCAtggaaacaaataataataataataataatactagatACAGTTTTAGGGTACTCTAATTACGTGCgaaccctttgaaaaaatagGGCCTATTGtgaaaaagttagttttttcatatggatcttagatttttattatttattattttttctatttttttatttttttattttttatttttaaaaagtgcaTGAGACTTGCAACCTATTTGGTAAATCATTTTCCAACAAAGAATTCACAACCTAACCTATTATGTAAAGCTAGCCCGTAAATAACATAACTAACTTTAATCTATAtctcaaaaaaattcaattacaatgcaaaacaaaaaatagcagCTGACGGCTAAAGGTTAAAAGCCTAAAGCCTCAACCCTAAAGGGGAAAATTCTTGAAATATAATGGTTTTCTATGGTTTCAAGGGAAGCCGCCCAGCTAGTGAAACTGTCTGCGAaataagtgatttttttttttttttttaagtatttgttgaTAAATTATGAGGAGATTTTATTCAAAGATGTAATTTTAAATTGcatgatatttttcaaatgacaaTGAAAAGTTGTATCCCAAATAGTCAAAAATGGAAAACTGTCTGTGCAAGATGAAAACTATCTTCTTCCTTGTGGTAAGATTCTGAAATGTTtatgtaacaacccgctagaaatttaacggtgaaatttctattggctttaggaatctcgtaaaGATCcgataagttttcactaatctattaatcgtatagttgatgttattactcactatggtatcaaaagtatgttttttattattggagattgttagaaagttttaataggacacatggaaagattttagccaccttactcttccaaatatactctccacttttgaaaaatagcctaagctaattttgtggatattattggataaaaataaaaataaaaagaaatatcttgaggtaatttccgtgaatattattgggtaaaaatattttaagttgatttttatagatattattagataaaaatatcttaagttgatttttgtagatattattggatagaatattatgagataattttatagatattttgggtaggagaaaactacactcaactcttaactccagccttatcctcttccttatctcgtccataagtatctccagccatcacttacaaacttatcttcatttacacgttcctttaaaagaatatcaaatactttctctcggacaacttttaggagttcttttgcacgcccattttgaagcttttgtaagtgttttatcataaagtctccttcatataagttgttccttttttagtctagtttacatggatatcttatttgtcccatttgaaaatcatttggtcagtcaaatattatataaactatataaaggtcattctgggagataaactggagaatatgttatagtttggagtttttgaccaagctaatggatagatattggtccgaaattattatggagtattgttaacatgtatatatgactattggttgaggatttttgcatgattaaaggttttgatgaaagattttcttagatttagaaacttagaaaatggaagaagaaaaacagtttctgttttgagaaagtttaactctttggtggtctaaacctattctaatgactttgataattttattggaggatcctaagcatcttatatacatgttatattattattttgaagatatttgatgttagtttcaaagatatgaaattttatgcaaagagatattcaaataagccaaagtgtagaTATTTttgactaaatttatgttttggttaatttctaaccatgtgatcttgaattagaagcttatatatgtttaaggacatctttttaaaccatgtgatggtttggtttgaagatcatatatttataagtcataaatcaagagatttatcaaaactagttgaggaaaaagtttctgtttttggactaagtataaaaccaaaaactccaaatgttattttgtgattttggtgactttagtttgatgatttaaagcatggttaatgttaggatgatattatgaatatgttagaagtaagatttgatttttgaaattcttggagatgttttgatttaaggtcaaaacttgtaatttaagtgcttggatctttttacaaaaaagtttggtgttgattattagctttttctaaatggatgttttaagtatggttttgaacttaggattggaagatgtttgttgcaaaattttggtttaagcatgagttttgaagttggaaggaattgcaacaaaaatcaagggaaatggcctatagatgtttcggccatagtttattttccatagttgtgttttattttaaatttttctgagttgatatttaagtttaggacaaaatttacacgaggaatgtaaattttggaaacttttggagttagtatgtaaaatccttaagttatgggtaaaacggtcattttcccacatgtagagagtaaaatgaaaattttactctttaagttagtattttccatatttcaaattattagtgatttagttctaacttttagaatcactaattacagctCCTCATTATCgcatttgaagttttataagaaatgcggagatcgagataagttagcttttaacttactagcagtctactgtgtatgtgtgctaagtaaaggaactacagtgtatgtatgtatgttatcatatatgtcatgccatgccaagttatcacgtaattgtctattatacagaatttattctgtcatcaatttttatttgttacataatatattctgtcatgtattactgtacattacaagtatgtcatgttaaatatgttatttattatatgttatgccatgttacaaaatatttctatctcaagttagtcatatatttcaagttatgttcaaatcacgttatgttacgtcaaggctccagtcatttcgtattccagtcacatttcatcttgagtacattcagtttgtgtaaaatacatggggccacaacaactgtgaagtatgtatttaactgcattgtgatgtgtggaatacatggggccacaacaactgtggagtatgtatttatacgtagaatacatggggccacaacaactgtggagtatgtatttttcatgttaagtcaagtttgcgtagaatatatggggccacaacaactgtggagtatgtatttttcatgttaattcaagtttcagagcaagttcatgctaagtcaagtttcagatcaagttcatgtcaagtcaagttcagttcatgtttcaatttaagttatgtcaattatgctatgttgtatgctaagttatgctttaattacttatgaatttgattatgcatttatgcttttactgtcatccatgcatcattaacctgtgtggaagttttttttttgttaacttactgagatttgtaatcaaatctcacagtggtagtcccaactaccattccccccgaatggtagatcttgttacaggacctgaaggaggatcaggagctgaccaactagacacagtctactaaacgacggtgcgtcgttaatgttaatatagtagttaaattactacttgtacgatggagttgcatctccagtacttttggatcataactattttgaactagttctgtgatcttagttattcaatggatctttatatatgaagtatgttttaaatatttgggatattttcagtttggtgtatagtattgcaaaaaaaaaaaaattatccgctgcgaatattgcataatgttatatgcatgttaggaatattgcatcttatatgtcatgaacgggggcaggtaaccttgtgttgcatatctcgacacttcaaatgtccgttcgattCCAAACGGAATTTCGAGGCGTCACAGTTTAtgtattataagtaaaaagaaccAAAATATCAGTGCCTATAATGTTAAAaagcaatgaaaaaaaaaaaccccacaaTCTTGACATCCAATCTTAGCCAGTACTAtcaatctttctttcttttcatcaaGAATTGATttgtaaaagagaaatgatagtcaCAGTCATGATTGCGTAAGTACcgcataatcattttaaaaaaattgaatatatgagactcacattaaaaaataatttttaataataatagacTCTATCTTTTGTCAAAGCTACAATATGATATCTATGCTTCTCACGACTATACATAACATTACCCAAAATTAAAAAAGCTcgtgaaaatttgtaaataaagttATAGgacataatataaataatttaattcgtTAAAATCAAGTAACTCATGAATAATTTTGAACTCGATCAATTGAGCAATTTGTAACTATAAGATGTAATTCAGTACTAAACTCAAGCTCGATTCGTGTTGGAATAAAAATTAGCAAACAAGACCTAATCACTCACAACTTGCTCGAACTTGACTCGACTAAATGCAGGAGTTCTTTTCTCCTTTCCTGCCAGAAATCTGATTCCTACActtgtttaattatttgttctatGGTGATTGAAAACATTACttgccaagaaaagaaaaaggcaacAACATGGGGATAAAACCAAAACATTGGTAAAGCTAAGATACATATGACTCAAGGCTAGCAAAGATGTTTTCCTCAAACTGGAAGTGTATGCTCAATTCTATACCAGTTTTCACCCTGACGCTCTTGAACCTTCATTTCCATATCAAAAGGCATATATCCCAATCTTAAAATGCAAAGACTAGTTACTGGCCATAGTCCTCTTGGAACAATCTTCAACCGTTTGCATTCAACAATCTCTAATTCTCTCAGATTGCTCATTGCTTTTTCTGCTATCCGCCACATCTCTActgacaaaagaaaagaaagtttcAAGATCTGCAGTTGTGGAAAACCCCCGCTACTGCAAATCATTTCTTTTCCAACATATGATGACTGCTTCAATTTCAGAACTCTCAGGTTTGGCAGCTTCTCCAGCTTTTCCATGGGGTCTTCGGTCAAAAAGGAGTTTTGTAAGGACAGCTCTGTAAGGTTTGGCGGAAAAGTTTGTGTTTTATTCAGAAGCCCTACCAAGTGCAGCTTGTGGAGATGAGTGTGAGATGAAAAGTCCAGCATTGGGATGACAGCCACAGGATTGAATCCTCTTGCGTGCAACTTCAAACAATGGAGACCCTTCAGGTTCAAAATCCACATGCCTAAAGCTTTTTCTTGCAACTCTAGTTCTCCGTACAATTCTAGTTCTCTTAGGTTGGTTAGCTTGTTTAATACATTCTGTACACTTTCAGTCCCATTAATGCACAACCCATGTAAGGTTTGGAGATTTGCAAGAAATGTCCTAGAGGGTGGTGGGCTTGGCACCATCTCCCTAAGTTCATTGAAAAATAGGTGTCTTAGTTGCTGCAGCTTGATAACCACAGCAGGAATAGGACTGACTAAAGTTGATCTCAGATCTAAAGTCTGCAATTTCACAAGATAGCGAACTGATGAAGGGAGTGTTTTTAGCCATGTACCTCTTAACCCCAAGTACCTCAAATGAACAAGCTTTCCAATAGCTGAGTCAAGCCTAGCCATATGAATGCCTTCTAAGTCAAGAATTCGCAGGAgtttgaatttcttcatctctcTGAAAACGGATTCATTAAGGTCAAAGCACAGTAAGGAGCGGACCTTTGAAGTGTTTTTTAATGCAGGGGGAACTCTGCAGTGTACAGAAAGATGACGACCTCTTGTAAAGGACTTAACTTTGTCATCCTGATGAATGACTTCAAGAAATCGATCCTCCTGAGCTTTTGATATTGCAAATTCCCTTAAGAGGTCATGTATAATGCATGCTTTAATTCTTCCATTTGATTTCCTAGCTGCAACCTGAATCATACTCCTTCCTATTAGTTCCTCCAAGTAATCCTCTGCAACATCTTCCAATGGTTCTTGTCCTCTTGGCTGTACAAATCCCTCTGCGACCCATAACAAGATCAACCTCCTGGCCGAAATCTCAAAGTCTTCAGGAAAAAGACCCAAGTAGAGAAAACATGGTTTCAAGTAGTATGGTAAGTCGTGATAGCTTAATGCTAAGATGTCAGCACATAGAGTTGGGTCTTGTGTTAGCTGCCAATGAACACTCTGCAACACTTTGAGCCACTCACTGTAGGATGCTTCTTTTCTGGACAGGAGACCTCCCAATACTACAATAGCAAGAGGTAAGCCCCCACACTTTTTCACAATCTGCCTGCCAAGCCCTTCAGACCATGGAGGTAAAGTTCTTGTGGAGTTCCATTCTAGGCACACCTTTTTGGACAACAATTTCCAGCTATCTTCATCATTAAGAAGGCATAACTCGTGTGGCGGGCTTCTTGGATCAGCATGTAAAGCAATATCTTTGAAACGGGTAGTTAACACTATCCTACTCCCATTCTCTGCATCTGGAAAGGCTGCTTTGAGATCATCCCAAACTTCTATTTTCCAAATGTCATCAAGCACTATGATATACCTCCTCTCCTCCAAGAATTTTGACAAGAATTCTTTCAAATCCTCATTACTCATTGTGTCAAAGTCCGCTTTTCCAAGCCCCAATATTGTTTTGCCTAAATATTGCAAGATCTCCTTGACTCTATATTCTTGAGAAACATAAACCCAGGCACAACAATCAAAATGCTTCCTGATAAAGCTAGAATGATAAATATTCTTGGAAAGTGTAGTCTTACCTAGGCCTGCCATACCAATGATTGAAATTACTGATCGCCGCGGCTCTCCTTGAATCACTCTTGCCTCCAACTTGTTCATGTCTTCCACCAAACCAACAGTGTCGTCTTCACAAGCATGAGCAGAGGATCGTCTCTTCTCCCGAAGCCTACCAACTGCAAGACCTGTCACTTCTCCCCCTCTCCCTATATTTTCAATTCCATAAGTTCCTCTACTGTAATTGATATGTAGAATTTTAGTTTTGACCTTACTGATCTGCCTGTTGATATTGTGCCGAGCAATGAACCTGCCCAACATAAAAGGGTGGCAGTCAAAACACATGAATTTTCTCTGTTGTGCCATTTTGAGGATGTAGATGTCAATAACATCATCACTGTCATAAGCAACATCTCGAATGTCTGCTATCCAGTTTCTAATTCTTTCATCACCATCTTGCTTTGCATCAGCATCTTTAAGAAAGCATTGGATTCGCCTCAATTCGTCTTCGATCCATTCAACTTGGCTACAGACTTTTGACAAGGAAACAGCTTCATCAATGAGTTGGGTTGCAATTTTATCTAGTACTAAGGAAACTATGTACTCTGCCATGTTTAGGCTAATTTCTCACGGAAAACACAACGGCTTGGAGATTCTCACAGTTCACGAAAATGTTTTATGCAGGTATATGCTGCATTCTTGAAGACTTTCATGGAAACTTTCAGGCTGTCTGACATTAGTTTATCATTTCTggtagttattttttattaaaaagcaaTCCCGAAAAATTTTGTGATCGACCAGATGTCTCTGCTACTTTGGATGAAAAGGTCTAGAGATATTAGTATATTACAAGTGGCAAACCGTGTGAAATAGCCTACTAGTCAATGGGTTGGTACTTGGTATTTTGCGAAATCCTTGGGAAAAATTTACAAGTGACCGTGCAATCTagagatattaaaaaattaattaaagaaggaTAGAgttcataattaaaaaattaattttttatacaaattttgtatttatttatttttttaaagaattaaacAGTACTTATACACTTCACGattacaaattttatttctcttatttgAATATAAGTTAAATAATCAATTTCTTCCTTTCCATTGGCTAAAACTTTTGAGACATGGTTAGAGCAAAGATCTTAGTGGACTTGAAAGAGTATGGTCCACAGAAATATTCCAAATATTCAAGCCCTGATTCTACCcttcaatttaattaaattaaatattccaAATATTAGTGGACTTGAAAGAGTCTGGTCTAcagaaaatattgaaatataaatttacttctTTGACCCTGAATCAGCTTTATAGTTTCCTTCACAAGCAAGAAGCCGTCAGCCACTGTTTATAATATTGTATGATAACTACTAATCCAATGTTGACGTGTATCTgatcaaagatgaagaagaggccgactttgatttaaaaattttgactgAGAAAAAGGAAGATTAGGGGAAGCTGTTCCATGATTTCaggtatttaataattaaataaataaatttatagtttCCCGTATTGTGTTGacttattcaataaatattgtaatgaaATATTAGTGCATTTACAGATCCTAAGATGGTTGGTGGCTAAGAAAAGACATTTCCTTTCTGCTTTGGATGTGTGAGTTTTTTAGTAGAGATGGTTGGTTGGAgtagttcttttctttttattattattatttatttttttatatttccaagCTGTTGATTGGAACTTCTTATGCCCCAGTTCTTGATTGAAAgagtaattatatttgtaatcttAGGGTGCGtactcttaaaaaataaaaataaatttagaattcacataaaaaaaattttgatggtaaacctcatttttttttaaaagagagtgCACAGAACTTGTGTTGAGAAAAATtggatataaaatatatatgtataaacacTTTGTAAActagaaaatatgtaaaaacaataaaaacaaattagaaaaagtGTATTGAGGGGTAGGAGAAATCTGCACCATATCAGGATGATTTGTTGGCGAGGGCATGATGGCATTTAGTAGAAAGGCTCATGCCCATAAAGCGAGGTACCATGAGGTGTACATGGCAAATAAATAAACACCCCATACTGAGAATCACGCCTACCATCTCTTTTGGAGTCATGTACTCCCATGATGGCGCCCTAATAGTGACCTTGTTAATTGCAAACTACACGACCAGGCGGATCCTAATCAACAACAAAATCTCAGCTGACATCTTATTCTAAGATGCCTTCGCCAAAATGGGCATTAGCCCTGATAGGCTACTCTTGTCACCTACCACCTTAAAGGGATTTTTTGGCGAGGCCCTTCAACCAATGGGCGCCATCGCACTACCAATCATAGTCGGCCAAGGGGCAAACATGGTTTTACAATAATGATGGATTTCTTGGTAGTTAAAGCCCTATCATCCTACAACCCATATTGGGACGCCCAACTTTCAATGATTTGAACCTACCACCTAACAATGAAGTTCCCAATAGAGACACGCATCAATGAGGTTCAATGGGGGCAAATCTTGGCACGAGAATGGTACATGCAAGAACTCAAAGTAGGGGCGCCAGGCATATGTATCGTGGAAAGGTTGGAAGGAAAACCACCACCCCCATTGTTAATCGTAGCTCGCTAGTAGAGGTGATCATCGGTCAGTCCAAACCGAAAAAATCAACTGGACCAATAGGGTTGGACCGGACCGAAACCATTTGGTCCGGTCTCGGTCCTAAAAAATATGAACTGAAGCCATTCGGTCCAATCACGGGGTCTATAAATTTTGGATAAGATCAGActagaccggaccgaactcctatatatatatatatatttaaaatattttaaatagttgaatatattatttttatatagtaattatataagttagtgatgtaattttcatctaatttattatcattgactatataaaatattttttaatgagttagttacataatctacattaataattcacataactttaatttagtaatttaaataaaattttttattaatttatttgagaaaaaaatgaatcaaaCCAAATGGATCGACCAGACTAGACCGGACCA
Encoded here:
- the LOC122298649 gene encoding probable disease resistance RPP8-like protein 2; the protein is MAEYIVSLVLDKIATQLIDEAVSLSKVCSQVEWIEDELRRIQCFLKDADAKQDGDERIRNWIADIRDVAYDSDDVIDIYILKMAQQRKFMCFDCHPFMLGRFIARHNINRQISKVKTKILHINYSRGTYGIENIGRGGEVTGLAVGRLREKRRSSAHACEDDTVGLVEDMNKLEARVIQGEPRRSVISIIGMAGLEYRVKEILQYLGKTILGLGKADFDTMSNEDLKEFLSKFLEERRYIIVLDDIWKIEVWDDLKAAFPDAENGSRIVLTTRFKDIALHADPRSPPHELCLLNDEDSWKLLSKKVCLEWNSTRTLPPWSEGLGRQIVKKCGGLPLAIVVLGGLLSRKEASYSEWLKVLQSVHWQLTQDPTLCADILALSYHDLPYYLKPCFLYLGLFPEDFEISARRLILLWVAEGFVQPRGQEPLEDVAEDYLEELIGRSMIQVAARKSNGRIKACIIHDLLREFAISKAQEDRFLEVIHQDDKVKSFTRGRHLSVHCRVPPALKNTSKVRSLLCFDLNESVFREMKKFKLLRILDLEGIHMARLDSAIGKLVHLRYLGLRGTWLKTLPSSVRYLVKLQTLDLRSTLVSPIPAVVIKLQQLRHLFFNELREMVPSPPPSRTFLANLQTLHGLCINGTESVQNVLNKLTNLRELELYGELELQEKALGMWILNLKGLHCLKLHARGFNPVAVIPMLDFSSHTHLHKLHLVGLLNKTQTFPPNLTELSLQNSFLTEDPMEKLEKLPNLRVLKLKQSSYVGKEMICSSGGFPQLQILKLSFLLSVEMWRIAEKAMSNLRELEIVECKRLKIVPRGLWPVTSLCILRLGYMPFDMEMKVQERQGENWYRIEHTLPV